The following coding sequences lie in one Onychomys torridus chromosome X, mOncTor1.1, whole genome shotgun sequence genomic window:
- the LOC118573796 gene encoding properdin isoform X2 produces MLKMLARMQASQSFLLLLLTLPATGSDPVLCFTQYEESSGKCKGLLGGDISVEDCCLNAAYAFQEHTGGLCQACRSPRWSPWSSWAPCSVTCSEGSQLRHRRCVGRGGQCSEKVAPRTLEWQLQACEDQPCCPEMGGWSEWAPWGPCSVTCSKGTRTRQRVCDHPAPKCGGHCLGEAQQSQACDTQKVCPTHGAWATWGPWSPCSGTCLGGTQEPKETRSRKCSAPAPSHQPPGKPCSGPAYEHRSCTGLPPCPVAGGWGPWGPVSPCSVTCGLGQTLERRICDRPVPRHGGLFCAGDATRTHICNTAMPCPVNGEWEAWGKWSHCSRVNMKSISCEEIPGQQSRTRNCGGRKFNGQRCSGKYQDIRHCYDIHNCVLKGSWSQWSTWGLCTPPCGPNPTRVRQRLCTPLLPNFPPTVSMVEGQGEKNVTFWGTPRPLCEELQGQKLMVEEKRPCLHVPACKDPEEEKP; encoded by the exons ATGCTCAAAATGCTTGCTAGAATGCAAGCCTCTCAGTCGTTCCTGCTGCTACTGCTTACCCTGCCAGCCACAG GTTCAGACCCTGTGCTCTGCTTTACCCAGTATGAGGAGTCCTCTGGCAAATGCAAAGGCCTGCTTGGGGGAGATATCAGTGTGGAAGACTGCTGTCTCAATGCTGCCTATGCCTTCCAAGAGCACACTGGTGGTCTCTGTCAGGCATGCAG GTCCCCACGATGGTCACCATGGTCCTCATGGGCCCCCTGCTCGGTTACATGCTCTGAGGGGTCCCAACTGCGACACAGGCGCTGTGTGGGCAGGGGTGGGCAGTGCTCTGAGAAGGTGGCTCCTAGAACCCTTGAGTGGCAGCTACAGGCCTGTGAAGACCAGCCATGCTGTCCAG AAATGGGTGGTTGGTCTGAGTGGGCACCCTGGGGGCCTTGCTCTGTCACCTGCTCCAAAGGAACCCGGACCCGTCAACGAGTATGTGACCACCCTGCTCCTAAGTGTGGGGGCCACTGCCTAGGAGAGGCCCAGCAATCACAGGCCTGTGACACTCAGAAGGTCTGCCCCA CACATGGGGCCTGGGCAACCTGGGGCCCCTGGAGCCCCTGCTCAGGAACCTGCCTTGGCGGAACTCAAGAACCTAAGGAGACACGAAGCCGCAAGTGTTCTGCACCAgcaccttcccaccagccccctGGGAAGCCCTGCTCAGGACCAGCCTATGAGCATCGGAGCTGCACTGGCCTGCCACCTTGTCCAG TGGCTGGTGGTTGGGGGCCATGGGGCCCTGTGAGCCCCTGTTCGGTAACCTGTGGCCTGGGCCAGACCCTAGAACGACGGATATGTGATCGCCCTGTACCCCGTCATGGGGGCCTCTTCTGTGCTGGTGATGCCACTCGGACCCACATCTGTAACACAGCCATGCCTTGCCCTG TAAATGGGGAGTGGGAGGCCTGGGGGAAATGGAGTCACTGCAGCCGTGTGAACATGAAGTCCATCAGCTGTGAGGAAATCCCAGGCCAGCAGTCACGCACAAGGAACTGTGGAGGCCGCAAGTTTAATGGACAGCGATGTTCTGGAAAATACCAGGATATTCGACACTGCTATGACATCCATAACTGTGTCT TGAAAGGTTCATGGTCACAGTGGAGTACCTGGGGtctctgcacaccaccatgtggACCCAACCCGACCCGTGTCCGCCAGCGCCTCTGCACACCTTTGCTTCCCAATTTTCC GCCTACAGTTTCCATGGTCGAAGGTCAGGGTGAGAAGAATGTTACCTTCTGGGGGACCCCGCGGCCACTGTGTGAGGAGCTACAGGGGCAGAAGCTGATGGTGGAAGAGAAACGGCCATGTTTACATGTGCCTGCCTGCAAAGACCCAGAGGAAGAAAAACCCTAA
- the LOC118573796 gene encoding properdin isoform X1, with protein sequence MLKMLARMQASQSFLLLLLTLPATGKWVRAQMSSQGCPGQPHPDCPFFSPDLTGSDPVLCFTQYEESSGKCKGLLGGDISVEDCCLNAAYAFQEHTGGLCQACRSPRWSPWSSWAPCSVTCSEGSQLRHRRCVGRGGQCSEKVAPRTLEWQLQACEDQPCCPEMGGWSEWAPWGPCSVTCSKGTRTRQRVCDHPAPKCGGHCLGEAQQSQACDTQKVCPTHGAWATWGPWSPCSGTCLGGTQEPKETRSRKCSAPAPSHQPPGKPCSGPAYEHRSCTGLPPCPVAGGWGPWGPVSPCSVTCGLGQTLERRICDRPVPRHGGLFCAGDATRTHICNTAMPCPVNGEWEAWGKWSHCSRVNMKSISCEEIPGQQSRTRNCGGRKFNGQRCSGKYQDIRHCYDIHNCVLKGSWSQWSTWGLCTPPCGPNPTRVRQRLCTPLLPNFPPTVSMVEGQGEKNVTFWGTPRPLCEELQGQKLMVEEKRPCLHVPACKDPEEEKP encoded by the exons ATGCTCAAAATGCTTGCTAGAATGCAAGCCTCTCAGTCGTTCCTGCTGCTACTGCTTACCCTGCCAGCCACAGGTAAGTGGGTGAGGGCCCAGATGTCTTCCCAGGGATGCCCAGGCCAACCACACCCTGATTGTCCATTCTTCTCCCCTGATCTTACAGGTTCAGACCCTGTGCTCTGCTTTACCCAGTATGAGGAGTCCTCTGGCAAATGCAAAGGCCTGCTTGGGGGAGATATCAGTGTGGAAGACTGCTGTCTCAATGCTGCCTATGCCTTCCAAGAGCACACTGGTGGTCTCTGTCAGGCATGCAG GTCCCCACGATGGTCACCATGGTCCTCATGGGCCCCCTGCTCGGTTACATGCTCTGAGGGGTCCCAACTGCGACACAGGCGCTGTGTGGGCAGGGGTGGGCAGTGCTCTGAGAAGGTGGCTCCTAGAACCCTTGAGTGGCAGCTACAGGCCTGTGAAGACCAGCCATGCTGTCCAG AAATGGGTGGTTGGTCTGAGTGGGCACCCTGGGGGCCTTGCTCTGTCACCTGCTCCAAAGGAACCCGGACCCGTCAACGAGTATGTGACCACCCTGCTCCTAAGTGTGGGGGCCACTGCCTAGGAGAGGCCCAGCAATCACAGGCCTGTGACACTCAGAAGGTCTGCCCCA CACATGGGGCCTGGGCAACCTGGGGCCCCTGGAGCCCCTGCTCAGGAACCTGCCTTGGCGGAACTCAAGAACCTAAGGAGACACGAAGCCGCAAGTGTTCTGCACCAgcaccttcccaccagccccctGGGAAGCCCTGCTCAGGACCAGCCTATGAGCATCGGAGCTGCACTGGCCTGCCACCTTGTCCAG TGGCTGGTGGTTGGGGGCCATGGGGCCCTGTGAGCCCCTGTTCGGTAACCTGTGGCCTGGGCCAGACCCTAGAACGACGGATATGTGATCGCCCTGTACCCCGTCATGGGGGCCTCTTCTGTGCTGGTGATGCCACTCGGACCCACATCTGTAACACAGCCATGCCTTGCCCTG TAAATGGGGAGTGGGAGGCCTGGGGGAAATGGAGTCACTGCAGCCGTGTGAACATGAAGTCCATCAGCTGTGAGGAAATCCCAGGCCAGCAGTCACGCACAAGGAACTGTGGAGGCCGCAAGTTTAATGGACAGCGATGTTCTGGAAAATACCAGGATATTCGACACTGCTATGACATCCATAACTGTGTCT TGAAAGGTTCATGGTCACAGTGGAGTACCTGGGGtctctgcacaccaccatgtggACCCAACCCGACCCGTGTCCGCCAGCGCCTCTGCACACCTTTGCTTCCCAATTTTCC GCCTACAGTTTCCATGGTCGAAGGTCAGGGTGAGAAGAATGTTACCTTCTGGGGGACCCCGCGGCCACTGTGTGAGGAGCTACAGGGGCAGAAGCTGATGGTGGAAGAGAAACGGCCATGTTTACATGTGCCTGCCTGCAAAGACCCAGAGGAAGAAAAACCCTAA
- the LOC118573795 gene encoding ETS domain-containing protein Elk-1 isoform X3 encodes MATPPKRRALDTVGEKVLRYEAFISDVLQRDLQKVLDHRDKVYEQLSVYLQLRNVIERLQETNHSDLYMQVDLGCNFFVDTVVPDTSRIYVALGYGFFLELTLAEALKFIDRKSSLLTEYPWNGVSTSLVMDPSVTLWQFLLQLLREQGNGHIISWTSRDGGEFKLVDAEEVARLWGLRKNKTNMNYDKLSRALRYYYDKNIIRKVSGQKFVYKFVSYPEVAGCSTEDCPPQPEVSVASTVAMAPAAIHAAPGDTATGKPGTPKVTGMTGQSGLARSSRNEYMRSGLYSTFTIQSLQPQPQPPLHPRPASVLPNTTPAGVPAPPSGSRSTSPNPLEACLEAEEAGLPLQVILTPPEVPNQKSEELSLEPGFGHPLPPEVKVEGPREELEAVGAAGFGSETVKAEPEVSPSEGLLARLPAILMENTAQVCGLSASANEIAQPQKGRKPRDLELPLSPSLLGGPGPERTPGSGTSSGLQAPGPALTPSLLPTHTLTPVLLTPSSLPPSIHFWSTLSPIAPRSPAKLSFQFPSSGSAQVHIPSISVDGLSTPVVLSPGPQKP; translated from the exons AAAGGTGCTGGATCATCGAGACAAGGTATATGAGCAGCTGTCTGTATACCTTCAACTGAGAAATGTCATTGAGCGACTCCAG GAAACTAATCACTCGGACTTATATATGCAGGTGGATTTGGGCTGTAACTTCTTCGTTGACACAGTGGT CCCAGATACTTCACGCATCTATGTGGCCCTGGGATATGGTTTTTTCCTGGAGTTGACACTGGCTGAAGCTCTCAAGTTCATTGACCGAAAGAGTTCTCTCCTCACAGA GTACCCCTGGAATGGCGTGAGCACTTCACTAGTGATGGACCCATCTGTGACGCTGTGGCAGTTTCTGCTGCAGCTTTTGAGAGAACAAGGTAATGGCCACATCATCTCTTGGACCTCACGGGATGGTGGTGAGTTCAAGTTGGTGGATGCAGAGGAGGTGGCCCGTCTATGGGGGCTGCGCAAGAACAAGACCAACATGAATTATGACAAGCTCAGCCGGGCCTTGCGGTACTACTATGACAAG AATATCATCCGAAAGGTGAGCGGCCAGAAGTTTGTCTACAAGTTTGTGTCCTACCCAGAGGTTGCAGGGTGCTCCACTGAAGACTGCCCACCTCAGCCTGAGGTATCTGTAGCCTCAACTGTAGCAATGGCCCCAGCTGCTATCCATGCAGCCCCAGGGGACACTGCCACTGGAAAGCCAGGAACACCCAAGGTTACAGGAATGACAGGCCAAAGTGGTTTAGCACGAAGCAGCCGGAATGAATACATGCGCTCGGGCCTCTATTCTACCTTCACAATCCAGTCTctgcagccacagccacagccaccccTTCATCCTCGGCCTGCCTCAGTGCTCCCCAACACTACCCCTGCAGGAGTACCAGCACCCCCCTCAGGGAGCAGGAGCACCAGTCCAAaccccttagaagcctgtttggaAGCCGAAGAGGCTGGTCTGCCCCTGCAG GTTATCCTGACCCCACCCGAGGTCCCAAACCAGAAATCAGAAGAGTTAAGTCTGGAGCCAGGTTTTGGGCATCCACTGCCCCCAGAAGTGAAAGTGGAGGGGCCTAGGGAAGAATTGGAAGCTGTAGGAGCTGCAGGCTTTGGTTCAGAAACTGTCAAAGCTGAACCAGAAGTATCGCCCTCCGAAGGCCTGCTGGCTCGGCTCCCAGCCATCCTAATGGAGAATACAGCACAGGTGTgtggcctctctgcctctgccaatGAGATCGCCCAACCCCAAAAAGGCCGGAAGCCCCGGGACCTGGAACTTCCACTTAGCCCAAGCCTGCTGGGTGGCCCAGGACCCGAACGAACTCCAGGATCAGGAACGAGCTCTGGTCTGCAGGCACCAGGGCCAGCACTGACGCCATCCCTGCTACCCACACATACCTTG ACCCCGGTGCTGCTGACACCCAGCTCGCTGCCCCCCAGCATTCATTTCTGGAGCACTCTGAGTCCAATTGCACCCCGTAGTCCAGCCAAGCTCTCCTTCCAG TTTCCGTCCAGTGGCAGCGCACAGGTGCACATCCCTTCCATCAGTGTGGATGGCCTCTCAACCCCCGTGGTGCTCTCCCCAGGGCCCCAGAAGCCATGA
- the LOC118573795 gene encoding ETS domain-containing protein Elk-1 isoform X2, with translation MDPSVTLWQFLLQLLREQGNGHIISWTSRDGGEFKLVDAEEVARLWGLRKNKTNMNYDKLSRALRYYYDKNIIRKVSGQKFVYKFVSYPEVAGCSTEDCPPQPEVSVASTVAMAPAAIHAAPGDTATGKPGTPKVTGMTGQSGLARSSRNEYMRSGLYSTFTIQSLQPQPQPPLHPRPASVLPNTTPAGVPAPPSGSRSTSPNPLEACLEAEEAGLPLQVILTPPEVPNQKSEELSLEPGFGHPLPPEVKVEGPREELEAVGAAGFGSETVKAEPEVSPSEGLLARLPAILMENTAQVCGLSASANEIAQPQKGRKPRDLELPLSPSLLGGPGPERTPGSGTSSGLQAPGPALTPSLLPTHTLTPVLLTPSSLPPSIHFWSTLSPIAPRSPAKLSFQFPSSGSAQVHIPSISVDGLSTPVVLSPGPQKP, from the exons ATGGACCCATCTGTGACGCTGTGGCAGTTTCTGCTGCAGCTTTTGAGAGAACAAGGTAATGGCCACATCATCTCTTGGACCTCACGGGATGGTGGTGAGTTCAAGTTGGTGGATGCAGAGGAGGTGGCCCGTCTATGGGGGCTGCGCAAGAACAAGACCAACATGAATTATGACAAGCTCAGCCGGGCCTTGCGGTACTACTATGACAAG AATATCATCCGAAAGGTGAGCGGCCAGAAGTTTGTCTACAAGTTTGTGTCCTACCCAGAGGTTGCAGGGTGCTCCACTGAAGACTGCCCACCTCAGCCTGAGGTATCTGTAGCCTCAACTGTAGCAATGGCCCCAGCTGCTATCCATGCAGCCCCAGGGGACACTGCCACTGGAAAGCCAGGAACACCCAAGGTTACAGGAATGACAGGCCAAAGTGGTTTAGCACGAAGCAGCCGGAATGAATACATGCGCTCGGGCCTCTATTCTACCTTCACAATCCAGTCTctgcagccacagccacagccaccccTTCATCCTCGGCCTGCCTCAGTGCTCCCCAACACTACCCCTGCAGGAGTACCAGCACCCCCCTCAGGGAGCAGGAGCACCAGTCCAAaccccttagaagcctgtttggaAGCCGAAGAGGCTGGTCTGCCCCTGCAG GTTATCCTGACCCCACCCGAGGTCCCAAACCAGAAATCAGAAGAGTTAAGTCTGGAGCCAGGTTTTGGGCATCCACTGCCCCCAGAAGTGAAAGTGGAGGGGCCTAGGGAAGAATTGGAAGCTGTAGGAGCTGCAGGCTTTGGTTCAGAAACTGTCAAAGCTGAACCAGAAGTATCGCCCTCCGAAGGCCTGCTGGCTCGGCTCCCAGCCATCCTAATGGAGAATACAGCACAGGTGTgtggcctctctgcctctgccaatGAGATCGCCCAACCCCAAAAAGGCCGGAAGCCCCGGGACCTGGAACTTCCACTTAGCCCAAGCCTGCTGGGTGGCCCAGGACCCGAACGAACTCCAGGATCAGGAACGAGCTCTGGTCTGCAGGCACCAGGGCCAGCACTGACGCCATCCCTGCTACCCACACATACCTTG ACCCCGGTGCTGCTGACACCCAGCTCGCTGCCCCCCAGCATTCATTTCTGGAGCACTCTGAGTCCAATTGCACCCCGTAGTCCAGCCAAGCTCTCCTTCCAG TTTCCGTCCAGTGGCAGCGCACAGGTGCACATCCCTTCCATCAGTGTGGATGGCCTCTCAACCCCCGTGGTGCTCTCCCCAGGGCCCCAGAAGCCATGA
- the LOC118573795 gene encoding ETS domain-containing protein Elk-1 isoform X1, with the protein MATPPKRRALDTVGEKVLRKVLDHRDKVYEQLSVYLQLRNVIERLQETNHSDLYMQVDLGCNFFVDTVVPDTSRIYVALGYGFFLELTLAEALKFIDRKSSLLTEYPWNGVSTSLVMDPSVTLWQFLLQLLREQGNGHIISWTSRDGGEFKLVDAEEVARLWGLRKNKTNMNYDKLSRALRYYYDKNIIRKVSGQKFVYKFVSYPEVAGCSTEDCPPQPEVSVASTVAMAPAAIHAAPGDTATGKPGTPKVTGMTGQSGLARSSRNEYMRSGLYSTFTIQSLQPQPQPPLHPRPASVLPNTTPAGVPAPPSGSRSTSPNPLEACLEAEEAGLPLQVILTPPEVPNQKSEELSLEPGFGHPLPPEVKVEGPREELEAVGAAGFGSETVKAEPEVSPSEGLLARLPAILMENTAQVCGLSASANEIAQPQKGRKPRDLELPLSPSLLGGPGPERTPGSGTSSGLQAPGPALTPSLLPTHTLTPVLLTPSSLPPSIHFWSTLSPIAPRSPAKLSFQFPSSGSAQVHIPSISVDGLSTPVVLSPGPQKP; encoded by the exons AAAGGTGCTGGATCATCGAGACAAGGTATATGAGCAGCTGTCTGTATACCTTCAACTGAGAAATGTCATTGAGCGACTCCAG GAAACTAATCACTCGGACTTATATATGCAGGTGGATTTGGGCTGTAACTTCTTCGTTGACACAGTGGT CCCAGATACTTCACGCATCTATGTGGCCCTGGGATATGGTTTTTTCCTGGAGTTGACACTGGCTGAAGCTCTCAAGTTCATTGACCGAAAGAGTTCTCTCCTCACAGA GTACCCCTGGAATGGCGTGAGCACTTCACTAGTGATGGACCCATCTGTGACGCTGTGGCAGTTTCTGCTGCAGCTTTTGAGAGAACAAGGTAATGGCCACATCATCTCTTGGACCTCACGGGATGGTGGTGAGTTCAAGTTGGTGGATGCAGAGGAGGTGGCCCGTCTATGGGGGCTGCGCAAGAACAAGACCAACATGAATTATGACAAGCTCAGCCGGGCCTTGCGGTACTACTATGACAAG AATATCATCCGAAAGGTGAGCGGCCAGAAGTTTGTCTACAAGTTTGTGTCCTACCCAGAGGTTGCAGGGTGCTCCACTGAAGACTGCCCACCTCAGCCTGAGGTATCTGTAGCCTCAACTGTAGCAATGGCCCCAGCTGCTATCCATGCAGCCCCAGGGGACACTGCCACTGGAAAGCCAGGAACACCCAAGGTTACAGGAATGACAGGCCAAAGTGGTTTAGCACGAAGCAGCCGGAATGAATACATGCGCTCGGGCCTCTATTCTACCTTCACAATCCAGTCTctgcagccacagccacagccaccccTTCATCCTCGGCCTGCCTCAGTGCTCCCCAACACTACCCCTGCAGGAGTACCAGCACCCCCCTCAGGGAGCAGGAGCACCAGTCCAAaccccttagaagcctgtttggaAGCCGAAGAGGCTGGTCTGCCCCTGCAG GTTATCCTGACCCCACCCGAGGTCCCAAACCAGAAATCAGAAGAGTTAAGTCTGGAGCCAGGTTTTGGGCATCCACTGCCCCCAGAAGTGAAAGTGGAGGGGCCTAGGGAAGAATTGGAAGCTGTAGGAGCTGCAGGCTTTGGTTCAGAAACTGTCAAAGCTGAACCAGAAGTATCGCCCTCCGAAGGCCTGCTGGCTCGGCTCCCAGCCATCCTAATGGAGAATACAGCACAGGTGTgtggcctctctgcctctgccaatGAGATCGCCCAACCCCAAAAAGGCCGGAAGCCCCGGGACCTGGAACTTCCACTTAGCCCAAGCCTGCTGGGTGGCCCAGGACCCGAACGAACTCCAGGATCAGGAACGAGCTCTGGTCTGCAGGCACCAGGGCCAGCACTGACGCCATCCCTGCTACCCACACATACCTTG ACCCCGGTGCTGCTGACACCCAGCTCGCTGCCCCCCAGCATTCATTTCTGGAGCACTCTGAGTCCAATTGCACCCCGTAGTCCAGCCAAGCTCTCCTTCCAG TTTCCGTCCAGTGGCAGCGCACAGGTGCACATCCCTTCCATCAGTGTGGATGGCCTCTCAACCCCCGTGGTGCTCTCCCCAGGGCCCCAGAAGCCATGA